AAGTGCTGTCGCCTTCAACCCCTCGAAGTTCAGGCTATACGCACTTACCTCTTCGGGTTCTTCCAGGTAGATGCCGTGTGTGAGGTGTTCTTCATAGACCACGTCATCGAGATGCGGCTCGGTGAACGACAGGAGTTCGAAGCCACTACCCATCGCTGGAAACGCACCCGTTCCAAGTGGTAGAACCTGGATGGAGACGTTCGGCAGTTGCGACAGCTTGCCGAGATGGGTGAGCTGCTCGCGCATCACGTCCGGTCCGCCGACGCCTTGACGCAGCGCGGGTTCCCAGATGACGGCCTCCACGGACAGACTGCGATCTCCGGTCAGCCGTGACTGTCGTGTTCGTCGCACTTCAGTGCGGTTGGCGACCGTCGTTGCAGATGGTTGGGGTACCCATGCGCGGCCGAGCGCGGCAACGTAGCTCTCGGTCTGGAACAAGCCGGGGACGAGCTGCGCGGTAAAGGTGCGCTCTGCTGCTGCGTCGGCTTCGAGTTCTACGAAGTCTTGGGTTGCCTCGTACAGGACGTCGTCACCGTATTGCTGCCACCACCCAGGCTCTTGGGCTGTCAGCACTGCGTTGCTGAGGCGGTCGCGCTCGGCCTCGGGCACCGAGTACACGAGCGCCAACGCGAGCACGTCGATGACAGTGATCGTCTGCGCAGCGTTTTCGATCTTGCTCAGTTTCGACGTTGACCAGCGGAGTCGCTTGGTCACGTCGGCAAGCTTGAGGTCGCCTTCGTTCCGCCACTTCCGCAGCTCACGGCCGATCCGGCGCATGCGGACCCCTGCGCGGAAGTCCTCTGCCATCTGTCCTCCTGTTCTCGACGTCGCTCGGCCCTTGGCCGCCTGACTCTACGGGGTAGGCGTGACTCGACCAGGTTAGTCCGTCTGGGCTAAATCGAAAATTTTCCCTTCGGCTACCTTGATCCTCGGATATGGGTCGTCCATGCTGGCGGAACTCCAGGAACAGCGAAGGGGCCGGACACCTCCAAGCCTCCGGCCCCTCCACAACGAGAGGAGCTACGACGTGGCAACCGTCGTGACTCATCCCGCCGAGAGCCTAACGGCGGATCGTCCAACACAAGATCTATCTGCTGGCCCGGTGGGTGCGTTGGGATCGGCGCGGTGAGGTTCATCGATGATCATCTGTTCGCCACGTTGACCGCCGTCGGTGCGTCCCTGCTCGTCTTCGGCGTCTTCGACCTCGCCTGGCGGCGGTGGCGGGAGTCGCATCCGCGTCGACGTCCACCGTCGCGAAAGGACTGGCGGCGGATTCGCGCCGTCGAGGAGCGGCTGCGCGCTGCTCACGTGATCGCCAGGGTCCGGGCGGAGGCGGCGTCTGCTGAAGTCGAGGCCGAGGCCCCCGCCCGGCGCGAGTCGCCGTCCCGGCGCCGAGCCGCGCAGTACTCGGCGCCGCCGATCCCGTCGAGCCGGACCGTGGCCGTCGACTCGACGCAGATCCGGCTCTCCACTCCGGTCCCCGCCGTGCCTGCGGGTTGGGTGCACGCCTTCTCGGGGAGCCTCACGTGAGGCGCGCGGTGGGTCAGTGGCTGCACGGGCTGCTTCGCCGTCCTCGGCCGGTGCCGTGCTGTGCCTTGATCTCGGTGGTGCTCGGCGGTGTCGAGCTGCGGGCGCCGCAGCCTGCGGTGTACTCCCGTGCCTCGCGGGTCCGCTACTTCATCCACGATCGCCGCCGCCTTCAGCTGGTGCACCGATGACGGGCGGCGCAGGTGCCTCCGCCACCGTCCAGGCCTGCCGGCCGCCTCGCACCGAGGGGTGCAGGCCCGACCTCGGCTCCCCGACGGCACCGATTCGGAGCGGGGAACCCGCCGAACGGGGCGGCTCCTCTTCTTCCGATTCTCCCGCCGCCGACCCGGCCGCGCCTCGGCCGAAGGAACCCTCGGCGGACCATCCGCCGAGGTGGGGCGGGCGGTTCCGCCGCCTGGAGCATCGGCGGGACGAGGACTACAGCTCACTCGACGTCGCGGTCTGCGGGGCGGCGATCGTGTCGGTGGCCGAGTGGCTTCGCTTGTTGCGTTGCGCCGTCTGCTTTCCGGCGGTTCCGTCGTGACGGCGACGGCCTGGTTCGTGCGGAGCGTGCGCACCGGGGACACCCATCTGGCCCCGGCCGACTGGAACGGCTCCGATCTGATCCGGCCGGTGTGCGCGCCGGCGGTCGAGTTTCGCGCGATGAACCGGCGGCCCTTGCGCGTCTGTTACTACGACGAGCAACGCTGCCCGCTCTGCCTCGGACTCACCACCACCCCCGCCGCACCGATCCCGCACCTGGCATCGGCGGCCCCGCGATGAGCGACCGGACGGCGTGGCCACGGCCGAGTCTCGCACGGTGGCAGCGCTTCAGATGCGACGCAGGGATCACCTAGAAGCAGCAGAGCCGTGAACTCCCCGATCCGGGCGTCGCCCGCCCGGCCGGGGCGGTCCGAACCTCCCCCGACGCGGACCCCGCGCGGTTCGGACCACCGGCGGCGCGGGCGGCCATCCCGCCTGGCGCCCGCGCCGCTGCCGAGGCTGTCGGCTGTGTATCCGTCCGCAGTCGACAGGCGGCCCGGGCATCCCCGGACACCGGCGCCCACCCGGTGGCTCGGGCCGCAGCCCGAACCTCTCGGGTGCTCTGCCGTGGCCCGACTCCGGCAGAGCACCCGAGATCCACGAACCACCGCCGCCGACCCCGCACCCTGAGAGCCTGTCTTTGATCCTCCTGGAGTCGTGAGCGGGGATCAGCTGACGACAACGCCGCAGATCGCCGCGTTGGCCCCGCGCAACTCCGAAAGTGGGGATCAAAGGCAGGCTCTTAGCTCAGTCGACCAGCCTGCCCGCCCGCATCGTGACGACGCGACCGGTGAAGCGGGAGCGCAGCATCCGGTCGTGCGAGACGATCACCACGGCACCCGCGTACTGGGCCAGCGCCTCCTCCAGCTGCTCGACCAGCGCGGGGGAGAGGTGGTTGGTCGGCTCGTCCAGCAACAGCAGGTCCACCTCGCGGCGGAACAGCCTCGCCAGTGACAGCCGCCTGCGCTGCCCGATGGAGAGCCCGCTCAGCGGTGTGTCGAGTTCGCCGGAACGGAACAGACCGGAGGCCGTCAGCCCGCCCCGATGCTCCGTCGACGGGCCCGGCAGCCCGGCCGCGAAGGCCTCCGCCAGCGTGCGATCGGGGTCGCCGATCGGGTCGTCCTGCGGAAGCCAGCCCAGCCGCTTCGGCCTGCGCACCCGTCCCCGATCCGGTTCGAGGTCACCGGCGAGCACCCGGAGCAGCGTGCTCTTGCCCGCGCCGTTCGGGCCGGTGATGAGTACCCGATCTCCGCCGCGCACGTCGAAGGACGCCACGTCGAGTCGGTCCCCGACCAGGACCTGATCGGCCGTGACCAGCGGAGATCGCGAGCCGTCCTCGCCGCCGCCGCGCAGTGTGGCGCGGAAGCGCAGCGGCGCGGGCGGACGCGGGACCGGTGACTCCTTGAGTCGTCGCACCCGCTCCTTCGCCTGCCGCACCCGCGCGGAGATCTGCTTCTCCACCGAGCGCTGATGCCGCTGCGACGACTTCTCCGTGTCGCGCCGAGGTCCCGCCGCCAGGACGTTCGCCGCCGACGACGCCAACGCCGTCTGTCGTTCGATCTCCGCCAGCCAGTCGCGATGGGCCTGCTCCCACCGATCGCGTTCGGCCTGCTTGTCCCGCAGGTAGCCCGCATAGCCGCCGCCGTGTCGCTCGACGACGTGCCGTTCGGCGTCCACGGCAAGCAGTGTCGTGACCACCCGATCGAGGAAGACCCGGTCGTGGGAGACCACGACGACGGTTCCCCGATGCCCGCGCAGCCGGTCTTCCAACCAGGTGAGCGCGCCCGCGTCGAGATGGTTGGTCGGCTCGTCGAGCAGCAGCAGCTCCGGCGATGCCGCCAGCAGACAGGCCAGGCCCAGCCGGGACTGCTCGCCGCCGGAGAGCGAGCCGAGCAGCCTGTGCCTGCCGATTCCTGCGAGCCCGAGCCCGTCCATCGCGGCGTCGACGCGGGCGTCGGCGGCGTAGCCGTCCCGCAGCTCGAAGGCCTCGACGAGATCGCCGTAGCGGACGAGTCGGTCGGGCAGTTCCTCCGCCGGGGCGTCGGAGAGGGCCCGTTCGGCATCCCGCATCCGGCGTTCCAGGTCGCGGATGTCGGCCAGGGCATGGTCGATCGCGTTCTGCACGGTGTCGGACGGCGGCAGGTCCGGGACCTGACCGAGGTAGCCGAGGCCGCCGGGCGCGGTGACGGTCACCTCCCCACCATCCGGCCGGTCCAGCCCCGCGATCAGGCGCAGCAGCGTGGACTTCCCGGAGCCGTTCTCGCCGATCACGCCCGCTCGCTCGCCTGCGGCGACGGACACGGTGACGCCGTCGAGCAGCGTTCGCCCGCCCGGCGCCCGCACGGCGTCGCGCAGCGCGAGTTGGAAGACCCGCCCGTTGGCGGCGGTGGGGGTCGCTGGGATCTCCCCGGCTGCCGCCTCGGCGGCTTCTCCGGGATCGGTGCTGGTCAGCACAGTGGTTCTCTGGCGGTTGGTGCGCATGGTGAATCCACCTTCGGTGCGAGAAGAGACGAGATCACCGAGGGGAGCTGCGGGCGGCACGACGAATCCGGCCGCGTGGCACCGTGACCGGCGCGGGACGCGGCGCGGACGGCTTGCTCAGCACGGGACGACCCGCCGTACGCAGCGCAAACGGCTGCGGATCAGCGGAGAACGGTCCGGCGAGAGAGCAGCCGGGCGGGCAACAGCTCAGCGGGGAGCGGCCTGCGGGGTGTGCTTGTCGTGCCGACTCGGGTCGGCTGCACCGAGGACGTCGCCCGGCACGGCGCCGGGACCGTCAAGGCCCGGGACGCGGCGGCTGATCAGGCGACGTCACAGCTCCGACGAGGAGCTTCAGTGGAAGTACAAGCGCAACGTGCGAGCGCCGGAGCATGTCATGTGGTCCACCATACCGACGGCGTCCAGTGGTTTTCTCCCGCGCGGAGTCTGATCGCTCGCCCGCGTGGGGCATGCAGGGGCGGCCGGTCAGCAGGCGTCTGTCCTGCCGGGAACGGGGCGCGGTCCCGGAGGCAGTCTGCAGAATGGGACGCCCGACTGTTTCGCGACAGGTATTCTCCTGGTCGTCGCGAAACCAGTCGACGGCTATCCGGCCGAACGGCTCATTGCATTCATTGGCACGTTTCTGATCCCGAACGGCCGAAGCAGAATCGGCGATCTTCGATTCGAGAGCTGCCTGCCGCTCACCCGTCCGACCGGATGCCGAACCATCCGTGGCGGCTTCTTCATGCCGTCGTGATCGGCCCCGTTCCGGCGACGGTGTTCCGAATAGTGATGAGCCCTACTGGTAATGTCCGGGCGGGAATAGGCGCGGCCGGAAGCAGCGGACCGCGCCCGCCGCCGGTCCACGTCGTTGACGACGTCTCCGGCGCTGCGGTGGTGATCGCCGGTCAGGGCCGGACAGCGCAGTCCTGACGGGCGATTCCGGGATCAGCGAGTGGTGAAGCCGCCGTCGACGGCAAGCGCCGCGCCCGTGACGAAGCTCGCCTCATCGCTCAGCAGGAAGGCGGCGAAGGCGGCGATCTCCTCGGGCTGGGCGACGCGACCGACCGGGTGCAGACCGGCGATCATCTCCCGACCCTGCTGCGTCGCACCAGTGCTACTGCGGTAGGCCGGGGTGTCCACACCGCCGGTGAGCAGCGCGTTCACCCGGAGACCGTGTGCGGCGTTCTCCAATGCGGCGGCCCTGGTCAGACCGACGATCCCGTGCTTGGCCGCGACATAGGGCGCGAGGGCGGCCATCCCGACCACCCCGAGGTTGGAGGCGTTGTTCAGGATGGCCCCACCACCCGAGGCGAGGATGGCAGGCACCTCATGCTTGATTCCGTAGAACACGCTCGTCAGATTGAGGTCGAGTTCGGCTCGCCAGGCGGCCTCGTCGAGGTCCTGCACCGGTGCCATCACGGTGATTCCGCCCGCATTGTTGAACGCGCCGTCCACTCGACCGAATCGCTCGACCGTCGTCCTGACCAGAGCGGCGACCGAATCCTCCACCGTCACATCGGTCGGCACGAACAGGGCCTTCCCGCCCCGGGATCGGATCTCGGCGGCGAAATGTTCGCCTACGTCCGCACCGCGAGCGGCGAGTACGACGGTGGCGCCCTCGGTCGCGACGCGTTCCGCCACCGCCTTCCCCATCCCCGACGTGGCACCGGTGATGATGATGACCTTGGAGTCTAACCGAGACGACATTCTCATCCTCAGATCGAACGAACACAGGTGACAGCTCGGCACCTATAGTCGCCCGCCCAGGGCGCGCAGGCTCGCGATATTCGGACGGCACATTCTGGTCTTCGACGTAATCCGGGCATGGAGAATCCAACATCTGCCGTGAGTGCGGGCGCTGCCGAGTGCGGTCCGGCCGGGGCGGCGGCCGTCGATCCCGATCGCGCCCGGCACACCCGACGCGCGATCAGGAGCGGGCCGTCACGTCGAGGCCGCAGGCGACGACTCGACGGCCCGCTCGACCTCGGCCCGCAACTCGCGCCGCAGCCGAGTAAAGCATCGGCCCCGGTTCATCGCGACGACGCCGGTGAGCCTGCCCTGCCTGCGATAGACGGAGACGAAGTCCCGGTCGGCGAACGAGCCCTCGACCACCGCCAGATCGTCGTCGGCGTCGGGGTGCCCGGCGAGCTGGATGCGGGTCGAGTACTGGTCGGACCAGAAGTACGGCACCCGGTTGGGCACCGGATCGGTGCCGCTCTCGCCGCGCGACCGACCGGTCAGCAGCGTCCGCACCGCGACGGGCGCCTGTTCCACGGCCGCCGTCCAGTGCTCGTGCCGCCGCGAGCCGCCCGCCGGATCGGCGTAGCGCGCGACGTCGCCGAGCGCGACCACGCCGGGCAGCGCGGTGGCGCCTCCGGCATCGCAGCCGACCCCGTCGGCGATGTCCACCCCGGAGCCCGCCAGCCAGTCGACCGCAGGCCGGGAACCGATCCCGATCACGACCACGTCGGCGGCCAGCTCCCGGCCGTCGCGGCCCAGGACGGCCGTGACCCGCGTCGAGCCCGTTCGGTCCGTGTCTCCGCCGGCGCCGTCGCCCCGGTTCGGCTCGGTCCGCAGCCCGGCGACGCCGAAGCCGCAGTGCATCGTCACCCCGTGATCCCGATGCAGCTCACCGCAGATCGCGCCCACCGTCGGACCGAGCACCCGCGCCAGCGGCACGTCCAGCGCCTCCACCACCGTGACCGGCAGGCCGAGCGCGTGGCAGGTGGCCGCCACCTCGGCGCCGACGAAGCCCGCGCCGATCACCACCGTCCTCGGCGTGCCCTCGGTCAACGCCGTACGCAGCGCCCGCGCATCGGCCAGCGTGCGCAGGGTGTGCACCCCGGCGACGTCGGTCAGTCCTGGCAGCGTCCTGGCCAGCGCACCGGTCGCGATCACCACGCCGTCGGAGGCGATCAGCGTGCCGTCGTCCAACTCGACCGTCCTGGTGTGTCGGTCGAGTCGCACGGCCCGGCGACCGGTGCGCCAGTGCGCGTCGACCTCGGCCAGCTCCGCCTCGTCGGCCAGCGCCAGTTCCGCCTCGTCGATCTCGCCGCGCAGGAACCGCTTGGACAGCGGCGGCCGGTCGTAGGGCCGCTGCGGCTCCGCGCCGATCACGGTGATCGTCCCGTCGAAGCCCTGGTCGCGCAGCTCCCGGACGGCGTGCCAGCCTGCCAGCCCCGCGCCGACGACCGTCACGGCTCTCATGCGACCGGCTCCCGCACCGAGGTGTCGACGTGGATCATGTCGCCGACGAGGACCACCGGGTAGGTTCGCACCGGCCGCCGGGCGGGCGGACCCGTCGGCATTCCGGTGCGCAGGTCGAACATCGCGGCATGGAGCGGACACTCGATGAGGCAGCCCTCCAACCAGCCGTCGGACAGGGCGGCGTCCTGATGGGAGCAGGTGTCGTCGATCGCGTACAACTCGCCGTCGGCGTTGAAGACCGCGACGGGTCGGGGCGCGAGGACGCGGACGGATTCGCCGGGCGGGAGTTCGGCCAGAGTGCAGACGGGGATCACGGCGGCCTCCAGTTGCGCAGAGCGGAACATGGTGTGGAGTACGCAACACTGTGCGGCGCGTGTTCCGGCGTCGTCAATACGCCGCTCGGGTTGTCCGAGGGGGCTGTTCCCGGCGGCTACGGTTGGCGCCATGGGCGATGACACGGCGGTGAACGGACGGGACAGGGCATCGGCCAAGACCGGCGGAAACCTGGTGCAGTCGGTGGATCGGGCGATCAGCGTGCTGGAACTGCTCGCGAAGAACGGCGAGTCCGGCATCACCGAGATCGCCGCCGAACTCGGTGTCCACAAGTCGACGGCCTCCCGACTGCTCACCGTCCTGGAGCAGCGCGGCCTCGTCGAGCAGCTCGGGCAGCGCGGCAAGTACGTGATCGGCTTCGGCATCGTCCGACTGGCGGGCGCCGCCACCGGCCGGATGGACCTCGCCCAGCTCGGCCAGACGGTGTGCCAGTCGCTGGCCGAACAGCTCGGCGAGACGGTGAACGTCGCCGTGCCCGACAGCGGAGTGGCCATCAACATCAGCCAGGTGCGCGGCGCCGCGTCGGTCACCACGCACAACTGGGTCGGCCAGCGCACCCCGCTGCACGCCACCTCCAGCGGGAAGGTGCTCCTCGCGCACCTGCCCGACCGGCAGCGCGAGGCACTGCTGGGGGAGGAGCTGGAGAGCTACACGCCCAGGACCGTCACCGACGTCGCCGATCTCCGGGCCGAGCTGGACCAGGTGCTTCGCGACGGCTACACCGCCTGTTTCGAGGAACTGGAACTGGGCCTCAACGCGCTGGCCGCACCGGTTCGAGGACCCGACGGCGCGGTGCTCGCCGCGATCAGCGCCTCCGGGCCCTCCTACCGGCTGTCGCGCAGGCGTATCCGGCAGGTCGCGCCGCAGCTCATCGCCGCCGCCGGGGAGCTGTCCCACCGGCTCGGCTACCTCGGCGACTAGAACCAGCGCGCCGCCGATCGAGCGGCCGAGGCTTCCCGCGAGCGGCGAGGCCGTTTCCGCCGCAGGCGACTTCGGGCGAGAACCGCGCATACCCACCGGAGTCTCGACGCCCTCCTCACCCGCTCGACACGCGGACCTGGCCTGTTCGGCATGCACCCTCGGCGACGCCGAAACGGCCTATTGACACTGCCCGACGGGGCGAGGATTTTGTTGCGTATTGAGCGACACACTTCGTGCTGTGCAACAGATGGGGCGGTTGCGGTGTGGAAGGACGGGGTCGGATGAACGATGGCTCGCTCGGTCCGGACACGCCCGCCAGCCGCCCGGCCCACCGCGGAGCAGCGGTGATTCGGCCCGTCCGGCCAGTGTGGACTCTCCTGCCGCGCTGATCCCCCGTCTCGGCGACCCCGGTCGGGGTCTCGTCCCTCTCGCCTCGCTCCGCTGGAGACCGTAGGCGTCTCGTTGTCGAATCCGTAGGAGGTTCCGAGGTGGCCGCATCCCCGAGGGTGGTCGTCATCGGCGCGGGAATCGTCGGCTGCGCGCTCGCCGACGAGCTCACCGAACGTGGCTGGACCGATGTCACCGTGCTCGAGCAGGGCCCGCTGTTCGAGACCGGCGGGTCGTCGTCCCACGCTCCCGGCCTGGTGTTCCAGACCACCGGGAACCAGACGATGACCCGGTTCGCGCGGTACACCGTCGAGAAGTACCGCGCACTGACCGATCCGACGGCGAGGTCGGCGGGGGATGCGCCCTGTTTCCGATCGGTGGGCGGCCTGGAGGTGGCCCGCACCCCACAGCGCTGGGCCGACCTGCACCGTCGACACGGGTGGGCGACCTCCTGGGGAGTTCCCTCGATGCTGGTCGACCCCGAGGAGGCCGCCCGACTGCACCCGCTGCTCGACGCGCAACGGCTCCTCGGCGGACTGCACATCCCCTCCGACGGACTCGCCGTCCCGGTCGCAGCGGCCCGCGCGCAGGCCGACCGAGCCGCGGAGCGAGGGGCCCGCTTCCTGGCAGGCAGGCGCGTGATCGGGATCGACCGCGTAGGCGGTCGGGTCAGCGCGGTGCGCACCGAGGACGAGCGATTCCGCGCCGACGTCGTGGTGTGCTGCGCGGGAATGTGGGGCCCGAGGATCGGCGCGTTGGTCGACCTGTCGATCCCGCTCACGCCGATGGCCCACCAGTACGCCAAGACCACGACGCTGCCCGCGCTCCGGCGAACCGCCGGTCGGCAGATCGACAGTGCGGAGCTGCCGATGCTGCGACATCAGGGGGCCGGGCTCTACTTCCGTACGCACGGCGACCGGCTCGGCATCGGGGCCTACGGCCATCGACCCATGCCGATCTCGGCGTGGGACATCGGCGGTGCTACCGCGAGTGGCGACGGCGGCTCTGCCGCGAATGGCCACGGCGGCTCTGCCCCGCCTGGCCACGGCGATGCCGCCGCGATCCTGCACGTCGGCGAGGCCGTCACGCGGATGCCCTCGGTGCTGGAGTTCACCTCCGAGGACTTCGAACCCTCGTGGTCGGCCGCGCAGGAACTGCTTCCCGTCCTGGGCGATGCCAAGGTGGACGAGGGCATCAACGGGCTGTTCTCCTTCACCGCCGACGGGATGCCGCTGCTCGGCGAGCATCCCTCGCTGGAAGGCTGCTGGTTCGCCGAGGCGGTGTGGATCACGCATTCGGCGGGCGTCGCGCGGGCCATGGCGGAATGGCTGGTGGACGGACAACCCGCCCTGGACCTGCACGGCTGCGATCTCAACCGCTTCGAGCGGGTGCAGACCACGCCCGAGTACGTCCGGGTGCGCAGCGCGCAGAGCTTCGGCGAGGTCTACGACATCGTTCATCCGCACCGGCCGATCGAGGTGCCGCGCACCCTGCGCGCCAGCCCGTTCTACGAACGACAGGAACGACTCGGCGCCCGATTCACCGAGGTCAGAGGCTGGGAACGGCCGCAGTGGTACGCCGAGAACGAGAATCTTCCCGAACTCGCCGAGGTCGCCGCGCCGGGAGAGTGGGCGGCGCGGCACTGGTCGCCGATCGTCGGCGCCGAGGCCCGGCACGCCCGACGTCGGGCGGCGCTGTTCGACATGACGCCGCTGACTCGTCTCGAGGTGACCGGCCCTGGTGCTGCCGACTTCCTCCAGACCATGACCAGCAACGACGTCATCCGGCGGATCGGCTCGATCACCTACACGCTGCTGCTCGGCGACGACGGCGGCATTCGCAGCGACCTCACGGTGGCCCGGCTGGGCGAAGAACGTTTCCAACTCGGCGCCAACGGCCCGCTGGACCTCGACTGGCTACGACGTCACCTGCCCGGCGACGGTTCGGTGCAGGTCCGCGACATCACCCCCGGTACCTGCTGTCTCGGCCTGTGGGGCCCGAGCGCGCGAGAGGTGTTGAGCGGGCTCACCGACGACGACGTCTCGCACCGGGGTCTGCGCTACTACCGGGCACGGGAGATCCACGTCGGCGGAGTGCCCGTCACGGCGATGCGACTGTCCTATGTGGGCGAACTCGGTTGGGAGCTGTACACCACGGCCGATCTGGGCAGGCTGCTCTGGGACACGCTGTGGGAGGCGGGCCGTCCGCACGGACTGATCGCTGCGGGCCGAGGCGCCTTCGACAGCATGCGACTGGAGAAGGGCTACCGGTCCTGGGGGCTGGACATGACAGGCGAGCACGACCCGTATGAGGCAGGCGTCGACTTCGCGGTACGCCTGGACAAGGGCTACTTCGTCGGTCGCGACGTCATCGAGGCTCGGCGGGATTCGCCGCCTGTCCGTCGACTCTGCGCGCTGGTCACCCCGGACCCGGCGGCCACCGTCCTGGGTGCCGAACCGGTGTTCGTCGACGGCAGGCCGGTCGGCCACGTCACCAGCGCAGGCTACGGCCACACGCTGGGGCTGGGCATCGCCTACGCCTGGCTGCCCGCCGAGCACGCGAAGCCCGGACTGCCGGTCGACGTCGAGTACTTCGGCGAGCGACTCCCCTACGAGGTCGCCGCCGAACCCCTCTTCGACCCGGAGGGCACCCGGATGCGCCGATGACCGCCAGGGGGTGAGCAGTCCGCCGCCTGCGGCGCGCGTCAGCAGCGGGTTCGTGATCCGAGCCTGCGGTGCGACGTCGAGCCTCGGTTCCTCGGTGTGACCGACCGCGCGCCCATACCGAGAACCGGCCGATCTCGCCCACGCGCCCGTCGCGATGCGGGCCCCGGCCCCGCAGGCACCGAGGCCTGCCCTGCGATCGCACTCCGCAGCCAGACATCGACCTCCCCGCCGCAGGCCCGGCCTGCGCCGCCCAGGCATCCGGCTCGACTCGGCATCCGAGAGGTGAACGATCATGACGACCACCGACGGCCCCACCGGACTCGTCGCCACCCTGCCCGGCCGCTACTACACCGATCCCGCCGTCTTCGAACGAGAACAGCAGCGCATCTTCGAGGCCGGGTGGATCTGCGCCGCCCGCGCGGCCGACCTGCGTGCTCCCGGCGACTTCCGCACCGTGCAGGTCGGCAGGGAGAGCGTGCTCCTCGTGCTGGGACGCGACGGTGTGCAGCGCGCCTTCCTCAACATCTGTCGGCACCGGGGCGCCCGGTTGTGCGTCGAGGAGTCGGGAACGGTCCGGCGCAGCCTCCAGTGTCCCTATCACGCCTGGACCTACGGGCTGGACGGACGACTGACGGCCGCGCCCAACCTGAGTTCGCTCGGCGCGGTGGATCGCACGGAGTACGGCCTGATCTCGGTCGCCCTGCGGCACTGGCTCGGCTACCTGTGGGTGTGCCTGGGCTCGGCGCCGCCGTCCTTCGAGGACACGGTGATCGACGCCGTGACCGAGCGACTCGGCGACCCGGCAGCGGTGGAGCGGTACCAGGTGGAGAGCCTGTCGCTGGGCAGGCGGATCTCCTACGACGTGCGGGCGAACTGGAAGCTGATCGTCGAGAACTTCATGGAGTGCTATCACTGCGCCACGATTCACCCCGAGCTGACCGACGTCCTCCCGGAGTTCGCGGAGGGCTACGCCGCGCAGTACTACGTGGGACACGGCGCCGCGTTCGCCGAGGAGGCCGAGGGCTTCACCATCGACGGCAGGCCGGGCTTCGCGCGGCTGCCGGGGATCGCGGCGGACCAGGACCGCCGCTACTACGCCGCGACGGTGCGGCCGCAGGTGTTCCTGAATCTGGTGCCGGATCACGTGATCCTGCATCGGATGTATCCGCTGGCCGTGGATCGCACCCTGGTGGAGTGCGACTGGCTCTACGCCCCCGACGTGGTGGCCGCCGGCGCGGACACCTCGGCGTCGGTGGAGCTGTTCGACCGGGTCAACCGGCAGGACTTCGAGGCCTGCGAACGCTGTCAGCCCGCGATGGCCTCCAGGGCCTATGCCCGAGGCGGGGTGCTCGTCCCG
The Actinoalloteichus fjordicus DNA segment above includes these coding regions:
- a CDS encoding GcvT family protein produces the protein MAASPRVVVIGAGIVGCALADELTERGWTDVTVLEQGPLFETGGSSSHAPGLVFQTTGNQTMTRFARYTVEKYRALTDPTARSAGDAPCFRSVGGLEVARTPQRWADLHRRHGWATSWGVPSMLVDPEEAARLHPLLDAQRLLGGLHIPSDGLAVPVAAARAQADRAAERGARFLAGRRVIGIDRVGGRVSAVRTEDERFRADVVVCCAGMWGPRIGALVDLSIPLTPMAHQYAKTTTLPALRRTAGRQIDSAELPMLRHQGAGLYFRTHGDRLGIGAYGHRPMPISAWDIGGATASGDGGSAANGHGGSAPPGHGDAAAILHVGEAVTRMPSVLEFTSEDFEPSWSAAQELLPVLGDAKVDEGINGLFSFTADGMPLLGEHPSLEGCWFAEAVWITHSAGVARAMAEWLVDGQPALDLHGCDLNRFERVQTTPEYVRVRSAQSFGEVYDIVHPHRPIEVPRTLRASPFYERQERLGARFTEVRGWERPQWYAENENLPELAEVAAPGEWAARHWSPIVGAEARHARRRAALFDMTPLTRLEVTGPGAADFLQTMTSNDVIRRIGSITYTLLLGDDGGIRSDLTVARLGEERFQLGANGPLDLDWLRRHLPGDGSVQVRDITPGTCCLGLWGPSAREVLSGLTDDDVSHRGLRYYRAREIHVGGVPVTAMRLSYVGELGWELYTTADLGRLLWDTLWEAGRPHGLIAAGRGAFDSMRLEKGYRSWGLDMTGEHDPYEAGVDFAVRLDKGYFVGRDVIEARRDSPPVRRLCALVTPDPAATVLGAEPVFVDGRPVGHVTSAGYGHTLGLGIAYAWLPAEHAKPGLPVDVEYFGERLPYEVAAEPLFDPEGTRMRR
- a CDS encoding aromatic ring-hydroxylating oxygenase subunit alpha, which encodes MTTTDGPTGLVATLPGRYYTDPAVFEREQQRIFEAGWICAARAADLRAPGDFRTVQVGRESVLLVLGRDGVQRAFLNICRHRGARLCVEESGTVRRSLQCPYHAWTYGLDGRLTAAPNLSSLGAVDRTEYGLISVALRHWLGYLWVCLGSAPPSFEDTVIDAVTERLGDPAAVERYQVESLSLGRRISYDVRANWKLIVENFMECYHCATIHPELTDVLPEFAEGYAAQYYVGHGAAFAEEAEGFTIDGRPGFARLPGIAADQDRRYYAATVRPQVFLNLVPDHVILHRMYPLAVDRTLVECDWLYAPDVVAAGADTSASVELFDRVNRQDFEACERCQPAMASRAYARGGVLVPVEHHIGGFHDWLLDRLGERSEQDGVPDR